From the genome of Triticum aestivum cultivar Chinese Spring chromosome 3B, IWGSC CS RefSeq v2.1, whole genome shotgun sequence, one region includes:
- the LOC123072567 gene encoding uncharacterized protein isoform X2, with the protein MDLGSRKNWGVYTGIFIVLMLVIPAIPHDEDYHDFADQRTLFLGIPNTLNVISIIPFIFVGLAGLILNHCESSQRGLYTIFFAGVSVVGFGSFFYHLNPKNDSLFWDTLPMMVTFTSFEAIFIIERFDDLAGTKSFASTSYWLCAAGFYVLARVQEVADKPIYTWTLHIVSGHTLGHLCAAMVPLFYILLLEKRTRPIQPERHMILVHHQLKLAFMVCLLVPKMICLWMPKLQVSAIMYEISILMWEFSARYVANQAKTSEERGMLETPIRARQIVPRVRGLYGMDIYKNKVLEFLQSERSDESIFGLWGTSGVGKTRLLSLIADSFADSFHHVIFLDGGSSVRVMQNHFAYFLKLDWETISLLEEHYRAKIIMEYLEHVSFLVLLDDVQDEVYPDLTAVGLPMALGHRQKVILTSRSQVACARMGCTISNTLEMKCLGDEDAWSLFEYNAGVKITEADTEIYEYAKKMVSACGGLPRAICAIGIGVAGATCRGKHPDDWWFTYKRFKAKNLPPERMEEIVPVLV; encoded by the exons ATGGATTTGGGGAGTAGGAAGAATTGGGGGGTGTATACGGGCATATTCATTGTGCTCATGCTCGTCATACCCGCTATCCCGCATGATGAGGACTATCATGACTTTGCCGACCAACGCACACTTTTCCTTG GGATCCCTAATACGCTGAATGTGATCTCAATAATTCCCTTCATTTTTGTTGGTCTTGCCGGGCTTATCCTTAACCACTGCGAAAG CTCACAGAGGGGTCTCTACACAATCTTCTTTGCTGGTGTCAGTGTTGTTGGTTTTGGTTCATTCTTTTACCATCTCAACCCGAAAAATGACTCACTATTTTGGGACACATTGCCA ATGATGGTCACTTTCACATCTTTCGAGGCCATTTTCATTATCGAAAGGTTTGATGATTTGGCAGGAACAAAGTCGTTTGCATCAACGAGCTACTGGCTATGTGCAGCAG GATTTTACGTTCTTGCAAGAGTACAAGAGGTTGCAGACAAACCAATTTATACGTGGACACTTCATATTGTCAGTGGGCATACTCTTGGTCATTTATGTGCTGCAATGGTGCCTCTTTTTTATATTCTCTTGTTAGAGAAAAGGACAAGGCCAATTCAACCAGAAAG GCACATGATTCTAGTGCATCATCAATTAAAGCTTGCTTTCATGGTCTGCTTATTGGTGCCCAAGATGATCTGCCTATGGATGCCCAAGTTACAG GTTAGTGCCATAATGTATGAAATCAGCATTTTGATGTGGGAGTTCAGTGCTCGTTATGTGGCTAATCAGGCAAAGACCTCTGAAGAGCGAGGAATGTTAGAAACCCCAATTCGTGCTCGGCAAATAGTGCCTCGTGTTCGCGGCCTTTATGGGATGGACATTTATAAGAATAAGGTCTTAGAATTCTTACAAAGTGAACGATCTGATGAGTCTATATTTGGATTATGGGGCACGTCGGGTGTTGGCAAGACACGGCTTCTTTCACTCATCGCTGATAGCTTTGCCGATTCATTTCATCACGTCATATTTCTTGATGGTGGTAGTAGCGTCAGAGTTATGCAAAATCATTTCGCATACTTTTTGAAATTGGATTGGGAGACAATCTCATTGTTGGAGGAGCATTACCGAGCTAAAATCATCATGGAGTACCTAGAGCATGTCAGTTTTTTGGTTCTGTTAGACGATGTGCAAGATGAAGTCTACCCAGATTTGACAGCTGTTGGTTTGCCGATGGCTCTTGGGCATAGGCAAAAGGTTATTCTTACGTCGAGGAGTCAGGTAGCATGTGCTCGCATGGGATGCACCATATCAAACACTCTGGAGATGAAGTGTCTCGGGGATGAAGATGCTTGGAGTCTTTTCGAGTATAATGCGGGAGTAAAAATCACAGAAGCTGATACTGAAATTTATGAATATGCAAAAAAG ATGGTTTCAGCATGTGGAGGGTTGCCTAGAGCCATATGTGCTATTGGCATAGGCGTAGCCGGTGCCACTTGCAGGGGAAAACATCCAGATGATTGGTGGTTTACCTACAAGCGTTTCAAGGCTAAAAATCTGCCACCGGAACGAATGGAAGAAATAGTGCCTGTTCTGGTTTAG
- the LOC123072567 gene encoding uncharacterized protein isoform X1, producing MDVGWRKRAEAVMDLGSRKNWGVYTGIFIVLMLVIPAIPHDEDYHDFADQRTLFLGIPNTLNVISIIPFIFVGLAGLILNHCESSQRGLYTIFFAGVSVVGFGSFFYHLNPKNDSLFWDTLPMMVTFTSFEAIFIIERFDDLAGTKSFASTSYWLCAAGFYVLARVQEVADKPIYTWTLHIVSGHTLGHLCAAMVPLFYILLLEKRTRPIQPERHMILVHHQLKLAFMVCLLVPKMICLWMPKLQVSAIMYEISILMWEFSARYVANQAKTSEERGMLETPIRARQIVPRVRGLYGMDIYKNKVLEFLQSERSDESIFGLWGTSGVGKTRLLSLIADSFADSFHHVIFLDGGSSVRVMQNHFAYFLKLDWETISLLEEHYRAKIIMEYLEHVSFLVLLDDVQDEVYPDLTAVGLPMALGHRQKVILTSRSQVACARMGCTISNTLEMKCLGDEDAWSLFEYNAGVKITEADTEIYEYAKKMVSACGGLPRAICAIGIGVAGATCRGKHPDDWWFTYKRFKAKNLPPERMEEIVPVLV from the exons ATGGATGTGGGGTGGAGGAAGAGGGCGGAGGCGGTGATGGATTTGGGGAGTAGGAAGAATTGGGGGGTGTATACGGGCATATTCATTGTGCTCATGCTCGTCATACCCGCTATCCCGCATGATGAGGACTATCATGACTTTGCCGACCAACGCACACTTTTCCTTG GGATCCCTAATACGCTGAATGTGATCTCAATAATTCCCTTCATTTTTGTTGGTCTTGCCGGGCTTATCCTTAACCACTGCGAAAG CTCACAGAGGGGTCTCTACACAATCTTCTTTGCTGGTGTCAGTGTTGTTGGTTTTGGTTCATTCTTTTACCATCTCAACCCGAAAAATGACTCACTATTTTGGGACACATTGCCA ATGATGGTCACTTTCACATCTTTCGAGGCCATTTTCATTATCGAAAGGTTTGATGATTTGGCAGGAACAAAGTCGTTTGCATCAACGAGCTACTGGCTATGTGCAGCAG GATTTTACGTTCTTGCAAGAGTACAAGAGGTTGCAGACAAACCAATTTATACGTGGACACTTCATATTGTCAGTGGGCATACTCTTGGTCATTTATGTGCTGCAATGGTGCCTCTTTTTTATATTCTCTTGTTAGAGAAAAGGACAAGGCCAATTCAACCAGAAAG GCACATGATTCTAGTGCATCATCAATTAAAGCTTGCTTTCATGGTCTGCTTATTGGTGCCCAAGATGATCTGCCTATGGATGCCCAAGTTACAG GTTAGTGCCATAATGTATGAAATCAGCATTTTGATGTGGGAGTTCAGTGCTCGTTATGTGGCTAATCAGGCAAAGACCTCTGAAGAGCGAGGAATGTTAGAAACCCCAATTCGTGCTCGGCAAATAGTGCCTCGTGTTCGCGGCCTTTATGGGATGGACATTTATAAGAATAAGGTCTTAGAATTCTTACAAAGTGAACGATCTGATGAGTCTATATTTGGATTATGGGGCACGTCGGGTGTTGGCAAGACACGGCTTCTTTCACTCATCGCTGATAGCTTTGCCGATTCATTTCATCACGTCATATTTCTTGATGGTGGTAGTAGCGTCAGAGTTATGCAAAATCATTTCGCATACTTTTTGAAATTGGATTGGGAGACAATCTCATTGTTGGAGGAGCATTACCGAGCTAAAATCATCATGGAGTACCTAGAGCATGTCAGTTTTTTGGTTCTGTTAGACGATGTGCAAGATGAAGTCTACCCAGATTTGACAGCTGTTGGTTTGCCGATGGCTCTTGGGCATAGGCAAAAGGTTATTCTTACGTCGAGGAGTCAGGTAGCATGTGCTCGCATGGGATGCACCATATCAAACACTCTGGAGATGAAGTGTCTCGGGGATGAAGATGCTTGGAGTCTTTTCGAGTATAATGCGGGAGTAAAAATCACAGAAGCTGATACTGAAATTTATGAATATGCAAAAAAG ATGGTTTCAGCATGTGGAGGGTTGCCTAGAGCCATATGTGCTATTGGCATAGGCGTAGCCGGTGCCACTTGCAGGGGAAAACATCCAGATGATTGGTGGTTTACCTACAAGCGTTTCAAGGCTAAAAATCTGCCACCGGAACGAATGGAAGAAATAGTGCCTGTTCTGGTTTAG
- the LOC123072569 gene encoding uncharacterized protein encodes MRGGRRAGAGEQQRRAGEQDSYATELNGTTDGTACLCRERGQTTGDDEEGFYGVLQLRRGSGKSLHSSTSHPLFLTPSYLPPRSTTQLCSSLSRPDANAMEDATPPLLRSMPPTPWRTPLHPCSSLKHYSVPYTKKFEVCWLPLALLLCLEASSSTGGAPNRCPRVRALQEEDGSR; translated from the exons ATGCGAggaggcaggcgagcaggggcTGGGGAGCAGCAGAGACGCGCGGGTGAGCAGGATAGCTACGCGACGGAGCTGAACGGGACCACGGACGGAACTGCGTGCCTGTGCCGGGAGCGCGGGCAGACAACTGGAGACGACGAGGAGGGCTTCTACGGCGTACTccagctccggcgaggctccggtaaGTCCCTCCACTCATCGACATCCCATCCTCTCTTCCTCACCCCGTCCTATCTCCCTCCCAGATCCACCACGCAGCTCTGTAGCTCGCTCAGTCGCCCGGACGCCAACGCCATGGAGGATGCCACTCCACCCCTGCTCCGGTCCATGCCCCCGAcgccatggaggacgcccctccacCCCTGCTCTAGCCTGAAG CATTACTCTGTTCCATACACTAAGAAGTTTGAAGTGTGCTGGTTgccactcgcgctgctgctctgcttggAGGCGTCGTCGTCGACTGGAGGAGCGCCAAATCGTTGTCCTCGAGTTCGTGCACTTCAGGAAGAAGACGGCTCGAGGTGA